The Iamia majanohamensis genome window below encodes:
- the secE gene encoding preprotein translocase subunit SecE → MAMNREQKRLLQKQGAIDADGSPKASRRAPTPPRPKEQRTKPRQFLREVRAEMRKVNWPTRAETTNYSIIVFITIVVLTALIAVVDLGLARAVLWVYDA, encoded by the coding sequence ATGGCGATGAACCGTGAACAGAAGCGCCTCCTGCAGAAGCAGGGTGCCATCGACGCCGACGGCAGCCCCAAGGCCAGCCGGCGCGCCCCGACGCCCCCGCGCCCCAAGGAGCAGCGCACCAAGCCGCGCCAGTTCCTGCGCGAGGTGCGGGCCGAGATGCGGAAGGTCAACTGGCCCACCCGCGCCGAGACCACCAACTACTCGATCATCGTGTTCATCACGATCGTGGTGCTGACGGCCCTCATCGCCGTGGTCGACCTGGGCCTGGCCCGGGCGGTCCTCTGGGTCTACGACGCCTGA
- a CDS encoding RNA polymerase sigma factor: MAALVARAQSGDDAAFEDLVAATHVETYTLARRLTGDDDDARDVVQEAYLRAYRSIGRFRGEARFSTWMYRITANCASTHVGRRRRHRHDELVEDLVVVDTDPGLDPSAQADASDLRTRLAAALDELPPKLRAVVVLRDVYDLPHEAIAAELGISESAAKVRLHRARRKLKDRLFPARAGAEAEGATRGSL; encoded by the coding sequence ATGGCCGCGCTCGTGGCCCGGGCCCAGTCCGGCGACGACGCCGCCTTCGAGGACCTCGTCGCCGCCACCCACGTGGAGACCTACACGCTGGCCCGTCGCCTCACGGGCGACGACGACGACGCCCGCGACGTCGTCCAGGAGGCCTACCTGCGGGCCTACCGGTCGATCGGCCGCTTCCGCGGCGAGGCGCGCTTCTCGACCTGGATGTACCGCATCACCGCCAACTGCGCCTCGACCCACGTGGGCCGGCGTCGACGGCACCGCCACGACGAGCTGGTCGAGGACCTGGTGGTGGTGGACACCGACCCCGGCCTGGACCCGTCGGCCCAGGCCGACGCGTCGGACCTCCGGACCCGCCTGGCGGCGGCCCTCGACGAGCTGCCGCCCAAGCTGCGGGCCGTGGTGGTCCTCCGCGACGTCTACGACCTGCCCCACGAGGCCATCGCCGCCGAGCTGGGCATCTCGGAGTCGGCGGCCAAGGTGCGCCTGCACCGGGCCCGCCGCAAGCTGAAGGACCGCCTCTTCCCCGCCCGTGCGGGGGCCGAGGCGGAGGGAGCCACGAGGGGGAGCCTCTGA
- the rpmG gene encoding 50S ribosomal protein L33, producing MARNEKRVHVTLECTTCKRRNYITTKNKINDRERIEMKKYCRWDKAHTVHKETR from the coding sequence ATGGCCAGGAACGAGAAGAGGGTCCACGTCACCCTCGAGTGCACGACGTGCAAGCGGCGCAACTACATCACCACCAAGAACAAGATCAACGACCGCGAGCGCATCGAGATGAAGAAGTACTGCCGGTGGGACAAGGCCCACACGGTCCACAAGGAGACCCGCTAG
- the tuf gene encoding elongation factor Tu — protein MAKEKFERSKPHLNIGTMGHIDHGKTTLTAAITKTLHEANDSSAFTPFDMIDKAPEERQRGITINISHVEYETANRHYAHVDMPGHADYIKNMITGAAQVDGAILVVAATDGPMPQTREHVLLARQVGVPSIVVALNKVDMVDDEELLELVDMEVRELLTEYEFPGDDTPVVRVSALKALEGDADAAAQVVELMEAVDAFVPEPTREVDKPFLMPIEDVFSITGRGTVVTGKVEQGVIHTGDEIEIVGIKDTQKTTCTGVEMFKKLLDEGQAGDNIGALLRGTKKEEVERGQVLAKPGSITPHSEFEGEVYVLTKDEGGRHKPFFNNYRPQFFFRTTDVTGTITLPEGTEMAMPGDNTSMSVELIAPIAMDEGLRFAIREGGRTVGAGRVTKIVK, from the coding sequence ATGGCCAAGGAGAAGTTCGAGCGGAGCAAGCCGCATCTGAACATCGGGACGATGGGTCACATCGACCATGGGAAGACGACGTTGACGGCGGCGATCACCAAGACGTTGCACGAGGCGAACGATTCGTCTGCGTTCACGCCGTTCGACATGATCGACAAGGCGCCGGAGGAGCGGCAGCGGGGGATCACGATCAACATCAGCCATGTGGAGTACGAGACGGCGAACCGTCACTACGCGCACGTGGACATGCCGGGGCACGCGGACTACATCAAGAACATGATCACGGGTGCGGCGCAGGTGGATGGGGCGATCTTGGTGGTGGCGGCCACGGATGGTCCGATGCCTCAGACCCGTGAGCACGTGCTGTTGGCGCGTCAGGTGGGTGTGCCGTCGATCGTGGTGGCGTTGAACAAGGTCGACATGGTCGATGACGAGGAGCTGTTGGAGCTGGTGGACATGGAGGTCCGCGAGCTGTTGACGGAGTACGAGTTCCCGGGTGATGACACGCCGGTGGTGCGGGTCTCGGCGTTGAAGGCGTTGGAGGGGGATGCGGACGCGGCGGCGCAGGTGGTGGAGCTGATGGAGGCGGTGGATGCCTTCGTGCCGGAGCCGACGCGTGAGGTGGACAAGCCGTTCCTGATGCCGATCGAGGATGTGTTCTCGATCACGGGTCGGGGGACGGTGGTGACCGGGAAGGTGGAGCAGGGTGTGATCCACACCGGTGACGAGATCGAGATCGTGGGGATCAAGGACACCCAGAAGACGACGTGCACGGGTGTGGAGATGTTCAAGAAGCTGCTCGATGAGGGGCAGGCGGGGGACAACATCGGTGCGTTGCTGCGGGGGACGAAGAAGGAGGAGGTGGAGCGTGGTCAGGTGTTGGCGAAGCCGGGGTCGATCACGCCGCACTCGGAGTTCGAGGGGGAGGTGTACGTGTTGACCAAGGACGAGGGGGGTCGGCACAAGCCGTTCTTCAACAACTACCGGCCGCAGTTCTTCTTCCGGACGACGGATGTGACGGGCACGATCACGTTGCCGGAGGGCACGGAGATGGCGATGCCGGGGGACAACACGTCGATGTCGGTGGAGCTGATCGCGCCGATCGCGATGGATGAGGGTCTGCGCTTCGCCATCCGTGAGGGTGGTCGCACCGTCGGCGCCGGCCGCGTCACCAAGATCGTCAAGTAG
- a CDS encoding GNAT family N-acetyltransferase codes for MQVRLADLDDVEGIRAIYNREVLEGTATFDLRPRSPEEQRAWLTDRDGAHAVVVAVEGATVLGFGSLSPYRPRPAYRTTVEDSVYVDPDQQGRGVGRAILEALVATATQHGFHLVIGRITGHNEASVALHHACGFETVGVEREVGRKFSRWLDVVVVQRLLGDPRPPAAGGGRRG; via the coding sequence GTGCAGGTCCGACTGGCCGACCTCGACGACGTCGAGGGCATCCGCGCCATCTACAACCGCGAGGTCCTGGAGGGCACGGCCACCTTCGACCTCCGACCCCGCTCCCCCGAGGAGCAGCGCGCCTGGCTGACCGACCGCGACGGGGCCCACGCCGTGGTGGTGGCCGTCGAGGGCGCGACGGTGCTCGGCTTCGGCTCGCTGTCGCCGTACCGGCCCCGGCCGGCCTACCGCACCACGGTGGAGGACTCGGTGTACGTCGACCCCGACCAGCAGGGCCGGGGCGTGGGCCGGGCGATCCTGGAGGCCCTGGTCGCCACCGCGACCCAGCACGGCTTCCACCTCGTGATCGGCCGCATCACCGGCCACAACGAGGCGTCGGTGGCCCTGCACCACGCCTGCGGGTTCGAGACCGTGGGCGTGGAGCGCGAGGTCGGGCGCAAGTTCTCCCGCTGGCTCGACGTGGTGGTGGTCCAGCGCCTGCTGGGCGATCCCCGTCCCCCGGCGGCCGGCGGCGGCCGCAGGGGCTGA
- a CDS encoding flavodoxin family protein, translating into MKAVIIYNSLTGTTEKAAHRIASEVRALRIDATPVAIGDVDDETVADADLVIVGTWTDGIVILGQKPAGAKKLRGLPRLDGKRAVVYCTYAVDPGQTLDKLVDLVAGLGADVIGGFALARHQLNDDVSEFVDRLTPELAV; encoded by the coding sequence TTGAAGGCCGTCATCATCTACAACAGCCTCACCGGCACCACCGAGAAGGCGGCCCACCGCATCGCCAGCGAGGTGCGCGCCCTGCGCATCGACGCCACCCCGGTCGCCATCGGCGACGTCGACGACGAGACCGTGGCCGACGCCGACCTCGTGATCGTGGGGACCTGGACCGACGGCATCGTGATCCTGGGCCAGAAGCCCGCCGGGGCCAAGAAGCTGCGCGGTCTGCCCCGCCTCGACGGCAAGCGGGCCGTCGTCTACTGCACCTACGCCGTCGACCCCGGCCAGACGCTCGACAAGCTCGTCGACCTCGTCGCCGGCCTCGGCGCCGACGTCATCGGGGGCTTCGCGCTGGCCCGCCACCAGCTGAACGACGACGTGTCCGAGTTCGTCGACCGCCTCACCCCCGAGCTGGCCGTCTGA
- a CDS encoding PP2C family protein-serine/threonine phosphatase, with amino-acid sequence MLSGLRRLLARDPRAAGREAGVDVPPWDVGWATAPGHRGENQDRVRTGTGWLVVCDGVGGHAGGARAATLAAEAAADALRTAEGPTPARRAVAVAHRAVRGGRVDPACHEMATTVTAARALGHGRRWVVAHVGDSPAWRVAEGRAVQVTQDHTVAGELLAEGAIGAATAAHHPGRRFVTRVAGAREGVEPDVVEVDLAGGAALVVATDGVADVLGPDAVAAVVGAAPDAAAAATALVRAAGRAGTTDDATAAVVRAGRPGGAGTGPSRAT; translated from the coding sequence GTGCTCTCCGGTCTGCGACGCCTCCTCGCCCGAGACCCCCGCGCCGCGGGACGGGAGGCCGGCGTCGACGTGCCCCCCTGGGACGTCGGATGGGCGACCGCACCGGGGCACCGGGGCGAGAACCAGGACCGGGTCCGCACCGGGACCGGCTGGCTCGTCGTCTGCGACGGCGTCGGCGGCCACGCAGGGGGCGCCCGGGCCGCGACGCTCGCGGCCGAGGCCGCGGCCGACGCGCTCCGCACGGCCGAGGGTCCCACCCCGGCCCGCCGGGCCGTCGCGGTCGCGCACCGGGCCGTGCGCGGCGGCCGGGTCGACCCCGCCTGCCACGAGATGGCCACCACCGTGACCGCGGCCCGGGCCCTCGGGCACGGCCGGCGCTGGGTGGTGGCCCACGTGGGCGACTCCCCCGCCTGGCGGGTCGCCGAGGGGCGCGCCGTGCAGGTCACCCAGGACCACACCGTCGCCGGCGAGCTCCTGGCCGAGGGCGCGATCGGGGCGGCGACGGCGGCGCACCACCCCGGTCGGCGCTTCGTCACCCGGGTGGCCGGGGCCCGCGAGGGGGTCGAGCCCGACGTCGTGGAGGTCGACCTGGCCGGTGGTGCGGCGCTGGTCGTCGCCACCGACGGGGTCGCCGACGTGCTCGGCCCCGACGCGGTCGCAGCCGTGGTCGGCGCTGCGCCCGACGCCGCGGCCGCAGCAACGGCGCTGGTCCGGGCGGCGGGGAGGGCCGGGACCACCGACGACGCCACCGCCGCCGTCGTCCGCGCCGGGCGGCCCGGGGGTGCCGGCACCGGCCCCTCGCGGGCGACGTGA
- a CDS encoding FHA domain-containing protein, which produces MSLRTRVDPGPWGADHDRDAVVRLGRGPENDVRVGHQRVGGRWTVSRVHAELRWDGTRWSTLNLSTRPGLLVVYEPGWEEVPIEPGRPWVPVRHRWCYGIGRPGQRVHVVCETDDHRGPGGVGPPEATGPDGDDDGAGDDLTTDLVGPPPLSLTPLEREVVLAYYSDFALLPRPATLAPRPHDQAARRLGRSRDSTRKAIERVNRKVAAVEGAPEVAEGRNVSAEVGRWLARWGALDPR; this is translated from the coding sequence GTGAGCCTCCGCACCCGGGTCGACCCGGGACCGTGGGGCGCGGACCACGACCGCGACGCGGTGGTGCGCCTCGGGCGGGGCCCGGAGAACGACGTCCGGGTCGGCCACCAGCGCGTCGGTGGCCGCTGGACCGTGTCGCGCGTGCACGCCGAGCTGCGGTGGGACGGCACCCGGTGGAGCACCCTCAACCTCAGCACCCGGCCGGGCCTCCTCGTCGTCTACGAGCCCGGGTGGGAGGAGGTGCCGATCGAGCCGGGCCGGCCCTGGGTCCCGGTCCGGCACCGGTGGTGCTACGGGATCGGACGGCCCGGCCAGCGGGTGCACGTGGTGTGCGAGACCGACGACCACCGCGGGCCGGGTGGGGTCGGCCCGCCGGAGGCGACGGGGCCGGACGGCGACGACGACGGGGCCGGGGACGACCTCACGACCGACCTGGTCGGCCCCCCGCCCCTGTCGCTCACCCCGCTGGAGAGGGAGGTGGTGCTGGCCTACTACTCGGACTTCGCCCTCCTCCCCCGTCCGGCCACCCTGGCGCCCCGCCCCCACGACCAGGCCGCCCGCCGGCTGGGCCGGTCGCGCGACTCCACCCGCAAGGCCATCGAGCGGGTGAACCGCAAGGTGGCCGCGGTCGAGGGCGCCCCGGAGGTCGCCGAGGGCCGCAACGTGTCCGCCGAGGTCGGCCGCTGGCTGGCCCGGTGGGGCGCCCTCGACCCCCGCTGA
- a CDS encoding YajQ family cyclic di-GMP-binding protein: MPSFDVLSEVDAQEVRNAVDQASREIANRYDFKGTDSSVELGDDSITLRTSSEDKLRALRQVLEEKLVKRKVSLKALTYGDVEDASGANVRQVVTLAAGISSEKARELNKFIKGLGLKGVQSQAQGDELRVTSKKRDDLQAVMTALREGDFGIPISFGNRRD; this comes from the coding sequence ATGCCGAGCTTCGACGTCCTCTCCGAGGTCGACGCCCAGGAGGTCCGCAACGCGGTCGACCAGGCGTCGCGCGAGATCGCCAACCGCTACGACTTCAAGGGCACCGACTCGTCCGTCGAGCTGGGCGACGACAGCATCACGCTGCGCACGTCCAGCGAGGACAAGCTGCGGGCCCTGCGCCAGGTGCTGGAGGAGAAGCTGGTGAAGCGCAAGGTGTCGCTGAAGGCGCTGACCTACGGCGACGTCGAGGACGCCTCGGGCGCCAACGTCCGCCAGGTCGTCACCCTGGCCGCGGGGATCTCCTCGGAGAAGGCCCGGGAGCTCAACAAGTTCATCAAGGGCCTGGGCCTGAAGGGCGTCCAGTCCCAGGCCCAGGGCGACGAGCTCCGGGTCACCTCCAAGAAGCGCGACGACCTGCAGGCGGTGATGACCGCCCTCCGCGAGGGCGACTTCGGGATCCCGATCTCCTTCGGCAACCGCCGCGACTGA
- a CDS encoding zinc metalloprotease HtpX produces MRNTLKTTVLLAGLGGLMVLIGSFWGTGGALIGLGLGLVFVGGSYWFSDKVAIKAARAREVTQADMPEYFGMVQDLAMRAEMPMPRIYVSPEAQPNAFATGRNPQHAAVCVTEGILQVLTWDELRGVLAHEISHVGNRDILISSVAAAVAMGITFMARMAMWGAMFGGGGRDRNDNIIGLLAMSLLAPMAAALLQMALSRSREYEADRSGARLIGDGEPLARALEKIDAYAHRVPMQVNQAQAQAYIINPLSGRKVRFASWLRTHPPTEDRLARLRDGSWR; encoded by the coding sequence ATGCGCAACACCCTCAAGACCACCGTCCTGCTCGCCGGCCTCGGCGGGCTCATGGTCCTCATCGGGTCCTTCTGGGGCACCGGCGGGGCCCTCATCGGACTCGGCCTCGGCCTCGTCTTCGTGGGCGGCTCCTACTGGTTCAGCGACAAGGTCGCCATCAAGGCGGCGCGGGCCCGCGAGGTCACCCAGGCCGACATGCCCGAGTACTTCGGCATGGTCCAGGACCTGGCCATGCGGGCCGAGATGCCCATGCCCCGCATCTACGTCAGCCCCGAGGCCCAGCCCAACGCCTTCGCCACCGGGCGCAACCCGCAGCACGCCGCGGTGTGCGTGACCGAGGGGATCCTGCAGGTCCTCACGTGGGACGAGCTCCGTGGCGTGCTGGCCCACGAGATCAGCCACGTGGGCAACCGCGACATCCTCATCTCCTCGGTGGCCGCCGCCGTGGCCATGGGCATCACCTTCATGGCCCGCATGGCCATGTGGGGGGCGATGTTCGGCGGCGGGGGTCGTGACCGCAACGACAACATCATCGGCCTCCTGGCCATGTCGCTGCTGGCCCCCATGGCCGCCGCCCTCCTGCAGATGGCCCTCTCCCGGAGCCGGGAGTACGAGGCCGACCGCAGCGGCGCCCGCCTCATCGGCGACGGCGAGCCCCTGGCCCGGGCGCTCGAGAAGATCGACGCCTACGCCCACCGGGTGCCCATGCAGGTCAACCAGGCCCAGGCCCAGGCCTACATCATCAACCCCCTGTCCGGGCGCAAGGTGCGCTTCGCCAGCTGGCTGCGGACCCACCCGCCCACCGAGGACCGCCTGGCCCGCCTCCGCGACGGCTCCTGGCGCTGA
- the acs gene encoding acetate--CoA ligase, with protein sequence MSDDPTGATIEDYLAEDRTFPPPESFKADALLTDAEVYDEAATDREGFWARQAADLLTWRREWDTVLEWDEPFARWFVGGQLNACENCLDRHVEAGRGDRVAFHWEGEPGDTRTITYADLLAEVQRFANALKGLGVEKGDRVAIYMPMVPELAVAVLACARIGAPHSVVFGGFSADSLADRINDASCKVVVTADGGWRRGKPGLLKPTVDVALADTSSVEAVVVVDRIASSGGDVETDMTEGRDHWYHELVAAADAECPAEPMDSEDLLYLLYTSGTTGKPKGIMHTTGGYMTQVAFTHKYVFDLHPETDVYWCTADIGWVTGHSYIVYGPLANGATSVMYEGTPDTPGRDRFWDLVETYGITILYTAPTAIRTFMKWGVEEPQKHDLSSLRVLGSVGEPINPEAWVWYHINIGGERCPIVDTWWQTETGAIMISPLPGATTTKPGSATFPLPGISAELVDNDGTPVPKGGGYLTLTEPWPSMLRGIYGDPERYQETYWSRFAGRYFAGDGAKVDDDGYTWVLGRVDDVMNVSGHRISTTEVESALVDNAKVAEAAVVGAKDDTTGQAIVAFVTLRGSTEASEEVGAELREHVADKIGKIGRPKTIIFTDDLPKTRSGKIMRRLLRDVAEGRELGDTTTLADPNVVEEIRDRAAAGAGD encoded by the coding sequence ATGAGCGACGACCCGACCGGCGCCACGATCGAGGACTACCTCGCCGAGGACCGCACCTTCCCGCCGCCGGAGTCGTTCAAGGCCGACGCCCTGCTCACCGACGCCGAGGTCTACGACGAGGCGGCCACCGACCGGGAGGGCTTCTGGGCCCGCCAGGCCGCCGACCTGCTCACCTGGCGTCGGGAGTGGGACACCGTCCTCGAGTGGGACGAGCCCTTCGCCCGGTGGTTCGTCGGCGGCCAGCTCAACGCCTGCGAGAACTGCCTCGACCGCCACGTGGAGGCGGGCCGAGGGGACAGGGTGGCCTTCCACTGGGAGGGCGAGCCCGGCGACACCCGCACCATCACCTACGCCGACCTCCTCGCCGAGGTGCAGCGCTTCGCCAACGCGCTGAAGGGGCTCGGGGTCGAGAAGGGCGACCGCGTCGCCATCTACATGCCCATGGTCCCCGAGCTGGCCGTCGCGGTGCTGGCCTGCGCCCGCATCGGCGCCCCCCACTCGGTGGTGTTCGGCGGCTTCTCGGCGGACTCCCTGGCCGACCGCATCAACGACGCCTCGTGCAAGGTCGTGGTCACCGCCGACGGCGGGTGGCGCCGGGGCAAGCCGGGCCTGCTCAAGCCGACCGTCGACGTGGCCCTGGCCGACACGTCCAGCGTCGAGGCCGTGGTCGTCGTCGACCGGATCGCCTCCTCCGGCGGCGACGTCGAGACCGACATGACCGAGGGCCGCGACCACTGGTACCACGAGCTGGTGGCCGCCGCCGATGCGGAGTGCCCGGCCGAGCCCATGGACAGCGAGGACCTCCTCTACCTCCTCTACACCTCGGGCACCACCGGCAAGCCCAAGGGGATCATGCACACGACGGGCGGCTACATGACCCAGGTGGCCTTCACCCACAAGTACGTGTTCGACCTCCACCCCGAGACCGACGTCTACTGGTGCACCGCCGACATCGGCTGGGTCACGGGGCACAGCTACATCGTCTACGGCCCCCTCGCCAACGGGGCCACGTCGGTCATGTACGAGGGCACACCCGACACCCCGGGCCGCGACCGCTTCTGGGACCTGGTCGAGACCTACGGCATCACGATCCTCTACACCGCCCCCACCGCGATCCGGACCTTCATGAAGTGGGGGGTGGAGGAGCCCCAGAAGCACGACCTCTCCTCGCTGCGCGTGCTGGGGTCGGTGGGCGAGCCCATCAACCCGGAGGCCTGGGTCTGGTACCACATCAACATCGGCGGCGAGCGCTGCCCCATCGTCGACACCTGGTGGCAGACCGAGACCGGCGCCATCATGATCTCGCCGCTCCCGGGCGCGACCACCACCAAGCCCGGCTCCGCGACCTTCCCGCTGCCCGGCATCAGCGCCGAGCTGGTCGACAACGACGGCACCCCGGTGCCCAAGGGCGGTGGCTACCTGACCCTCACCGAGCCCTGGCCCTCGATGCTGCGGGGCATCTACGGCGACCCCGAGCGGTACCAGGAGACCTACTGGTCCCGGTTCGCAGGGCGCTACTTCGCCGGCGACGGGGCCAAGGTCGACGACGACGGCTACACCTGGGTGCTGGGACGGGTCGACGACGTCATGAACGTCTCCGGCCACCGCATCTCGACCACCGAGGTGGAGTCCGCCCTCGTCGACAACGCCAAGGTGGCCGAGGCGGCCGTGGTGGGGGCCAAGGACGACACCACCGGGCAGGCCATCGTGGCCTTCGTCACCCTCCGGGGGTCCACCGAGGCCTCCGAGGAGGTCGGCGCCGAGCTGCGGGAGCACGTGGCCGACAAGATCGGCAAGATCGGCCGCCCCAAGACCATCATCTTCACCGACGACCTCCCCAAGACCCGCTCGGGCAAGATCATGCGCCGGCTGCTCCGGGACGTGGCCGAGGGGCGCGAGCTGGGCGACACCACCACCCTGGCCGACCCGAACGTGGTGGAGGAGATCCGCGACCGGGCCGCCGCCGGGGCGGGGGACTGA
- a CDS encoding SAM-dependent methyltransferase encodes MSADGAAPFSAFLEGALYDPDHGFYETGGRAGRRGDFVTSPEVGPLFGACLARALDGWWEDLGRPAPFLVDEHGAGPGTLARTVVVAAPACVPALRWTLVERSAAQRDLHPAHLPHVGDLAGDGTSAEPGWAAVGGGPLVASAAARPDRAAHVVVANELLDNLPFDLLERTADGWSEVRVAGAGGPAPTEVLAAAPEGAATWADAAAPDAPPGARIPLQRRAGEWVAASLAQLAPGGRLVVLDYASTTAALAARSPEEWIRTYAGQARGGAPLDAPGAQDVTVEVCTDQLAAAARPPDLDRDQAVALRAWGLDDLVEEGRRLWAERASAPDVAALRARSRVTEAEALTDPVGLGAFRVLEWQA; translated from the coding sequence GTGAGCGCCGACGGCGCGGCGCCGTTCTCGGCGTTCCTGGAGGGGGCGCTGTACGACCCGGACCACGGCTTCTACGAGACGGGGGGACGAGCCGGGCGGCGGGGGGACTTCGTCACCAGCCCCGAGGTCGGCCCGCTCTTCGGCGCCTGCCTGGCCCGGGCCCTCGACGGGTGGTGGGAGGACCTCGGGCGACCGGCCCCCTTCCTCGTCGACGAGCACGGCGCCGGTCCCGGCACCCTGGCCCGCACCGTGGTGGTGGCCGCCCCCGCCTGCGTCCCGGCCCTGCGGTGGACCCTGGTGGAGCGCTCGGCGGCCCAGCGGGACCTGCACCCCGCGCACCTGCCCCACGTGGGCGACCTCGCCGGGGACGGGACCTCGGCCGAGCCCGGCTGGGCGGCCGTGGGCGGGGGACCGCTCGTCGCCAGCGCGGCCGCCCGGCCCGACCGGGCCGCCCACGTCGTCGTGGCCAACGAGCTGCTCGACAACCTGCCGTTCGACCTCCTGGAGCGCACCGCCGACGGCTGGTCCGAGGTGCGCGTCGCCGGCGCGGGGGGCCCGGCGCCCACCGAGGTCCTCGCCGCCGCCCCCGAGGGCGCTGCGACCTGGGCCGACGCCGCCGCGCCCGACGCCCCCCCGGGTGCCCGCATCCCGCTCCAGCGCCGGGCGGGGGAGTGGGTGGCGGCCTCCCTGGCCCAGCTGGCGCCCGGCGGGCGCCTCGTGGTCCTCGACTACGCCTCGACCACCGCCGCGCTGGCCGCACGGTCCCCGGAGGAGTGGATCCGCACCTACGCCGGCCAGGCCCGGGGCGGCGCCCCCCTCGACGCCCCCGGTGCCCAGGACGTGACCGTCGAGGTCTGCACCGACCAGCTGGCGGCCGCGGCCCGTCCGCCCGACCTCGACCGCGACCAGGCCGTGGCCCTGCGGGCGTGGGGCCTCGACGACCTCGTCGAGGAGGGACGCCGGCTCTGGGCCGAGCGCGCGTCGGCGCCCGACGTGGCCGCCCTCCGGGCCCGCAGCCGGGTCACCGAGGCCGAGGCCCTCACCGACCCGGTCGGCCTGGGCGCCTTCCGCGTCCTGGAGTGGCAGGCCTGA